A section of the Pseudomonas tritici genome encodes:
- a CDS encoding AAA family ATPase: MEHREALLALRTFLSTQILGQEKLIDRLLIALLADGHMLVEGAPGLAKTKAIKELAEGIEAQFHRIQFTPDLLPADITGTEIYRPETGSFVFQQGPIFHNLVLADEINRAPAKVQSALLEAMAERQVSVGRSTYDLSPLFLVMATQNPIEQEGTYPLPEAQLDRFLMHVKIGFPDAAVERRILQQARGEALNGETKPERRVSQQAIFAARKEILGLYMADAVEEYLVQLVMATRTPAKFDPEMAEWIAYGASPRGSIALDRCARAHAWLAGRDFVSPEDIQAVLFDVLRHRIILSFEAEAAGIDQDRVVQRILDVVAVA; this comes from the coding sequence ATGGAACATCGTGAAGCGCTGCTTGCGCTGCGAACTTTTCTTTCTACGCAGATTCTCGGCCAGGAAAAACTCATCGATCGCTTGCTGATCGCCTTGCTCGCTGACGGCCATATGCTCGTAGAAGGCGCGCCGGGCTTGGCCAAGACCAAGGCCATCAAAGAGCTGGCCGAAGGCATAGAAGCGCAGTTCCATCGAATCCAGTTCACCCCCGACCTATTGCCAGCCGACATCACTGGCACCGAGATCTATCGCCCGGAAACCGGTAGTTTCGTGTTCCAACAGGGGCCGATCTTCCACAACCTGGTGCTGGCCGACGAAATCAACCGCGCACCGGCCAAGGTGCAATCGGCGTTGCTGGAAGCCATGGCCGAGCGCCAGGTCAGCGTCGGACGCAGCACCTATGACCTGTCGCCGCTGTTCCTGGTGATGGCCACGCAAAACCCCATTGAGCAGGAAGGCACCTACCCGCTGCCCGAAGCCCAGCTCGACCGCTTCCTGATGCACGTCAAGATCGGCTTCCCCGACGCCGCAGTCGAACGACGCATCCTGCAACAAGCGCGTGGCGAAGCGCTGAACGGCGAAACCAAGCCTGAGCGCCGCGTCAGCCAACAGGCGATCTTCGCCGCGCGCAAGGAAATCCTCGGTTTGTACATGGCCGATGCAGTGGAGGAATACCTGGTGCAACTGGTGATGGCCACGCGCACTCCAGCCAAGTTCGACCCGGAGATGGCCGAGTGGATCGCCTATGGCGCCAGCCCACGCGGCTCCATCGCCCTCGACCGCTGCGCCCGCGCCCATGCCTGGCTGGCCGGTCGCGACTTCGTCAGCCCGGAAGATATCCAGGCGGTGCTGTTCGACGTGCTGCGCCATCGCATCATTCTGTCGTTCGAGGCCGAAGCCGCCGGCATTGACCAGGACCGCGTGGTGCAACGCATTCTTGACGTCGTTGCCGTCGCTTGA
- a CDS encoding DUF58 domain-containing protein — MNASDGIRVTLSELIEMRHRVREVQLFSTPSQRSPLIGLHHSKLRGRGVDFDQVRVYQAGDDVRTIDWRVTARTQEPHTKLFHEERERPIFIMVEQSCRLFFGSGQMFKSVLAAQAASLIGWAALGHNDRVGGLVFGDSEHYEIKPRRSKQSLLQLLNRLVRVNQSLNTESRPETDALGMALRRGREVLRPGSLVIVICDERALTEGAEQQLSLLSRHCDLLLLPISDPLDHALPAAGLLRFAERGAQLELDTLNVDLRQAYKAQAEARIARWELLAQKLRILLMPLSTQSEMVEQLREYLNPQRPVKKQ; from the coding sequence ATGAACGCCAGCGATGGAATCCGCGTCACGCTCAGCGAATTGATCGAGATGCGCCACCGTGTGCGCGAAGTGCAGCTGTTTTCCACGCCGAGCCAGCGCAGCCCGCTGATCGGCCTGCACCACTCCAAGCTGCGCGGGCGCGGTGTCGACTTCGACCAGGTGCGCGTGTACCAGGCCGGCGACGATGTGCGCACCATCGACTGGCGCGTGACCGCGCGCACCCAGGAACCGCACACCAAGCTGTTCCACGAAGAACGCGAGCGGCCGATCTTCATCATGGTCGAGCAAAGCTGCCGGCTGTTTTTCGGCTCAGGGCAAATGTTCAAATCGGTGCTGGCGGCCCAGGCGGCCAGCCTGATCGGCTGGGCGGCGCTGGGGCATAACGACCGCGTGGGCGGGCTGGTGTTCGGCGATAGCGAGCACTACGAAATCAAGCCGCGCCGCAGCAAACAAAGTCTGCTGCAACTGCTCAACCGGTTGGTGCGCGTCAACCAGAGCCTGAACACCGAAAGCCGCCCCGAGACTGATGCCCTGGGCATGGCACTGCGCCGTGGCCGCGAAGTGCTGCGCCCCGGCAGCCTGGTGATTGTGATCTGCGATGAACGCGCGCTCACCGAAGGTGCCGAGCAACAGCTTAGTCTTTTGTCGCGGCACTGCGACCTGCTGCTGTTGCCCATCTCCGATCCGCTGGACCACGCTCTGCCCGCCGCCGGGCTGCTGCGTTTCGCCGAACGCGGTGCCCAGCTGGAACTGGACACGCTGAACGTCGATTTGCGCCAGGCCTACAAGGCCCAAGCCGAAGCACGCATCGCCCGCTGGGAACTGCTCGCCCAGAAGCTGCGCATCTTATTGATGCCCTTGAGCACCCAGAGCGAAATGGTCGAGCAACTGCGCGAGTACCTCAACCCGCAACGTCCGGTTAAAAAACAATGA
- a CDS encoding DUF4381 domain-containing protein, producing the protein MSSLDQLQPLIAPPAIGFWPPAPGWWLLLLVIPLLGWGLWSLRRFLPTRRPIARAEQPLDPLRIAALAELALMPKPYDGAPAGAWLQQLNGLLKRLCRNDYPYSQSHTLNGRKWLAFLDNRCPAAGLTRWMVLVEGAYKPECKLDDKAIAGLTQAVDTWIRKHV; encoded by the coding sequence ATGAGCAGCCTTGACCAACTGCAACCGCTGATCGCCCCGCCAGCCATCGGCTTTTGGCCGCCTGCGCCGGGCTGGTGGTTGTTGCTGCTGGTGATTCCACTGCTCGGCTGGGGGCTTTGGTCACTGCGACGCTTTCTGCCAACCCGTCGCCCCATCGCCCGCGCCGAGCAACCGCTGGACCCATTGCGCATCGCCGCCCTCGCGGAACTGGCGCTGATGCCCAAACCCTACGACGGGGCCCCGGCCGGCGCGTGGTTGCAGCAACTCAACGGCCTGCTCAAACGCCTGTGCCGCAACGACTATCCCTACAGCCAGAGCCATACCCTCAACGGCCGAAAATGGCTGGCGTTCCTCGACAACCGCTGCCCCGCCGCGGGCCTCACACGCTGGATGGTGTTGGTGGAAGGCGCCTACAAACCCGAATGCAAACTCGACGACAAGGCCATCGCCGGCCTGACCCAAGCCGTCGACACCTGGATTCGCAAACATGTTTGA
- a CDS encoding vWA domain-containing protein, with protein sequence MFEFAWPWIFALLPLPWLMRLVLPAADSGEPALKVSYLSDLEGLARRRARVNLPGWRQQAPFVVLWLLLLTAAARPEWLGEPLPIAASGRDLLVAVDVSGSMDFPDMNWQDEDVSRLSLVKHLLGDFLEGREGDRVGLILFGSQAYLQAPLTFDRRTVRTWLDEARIGIAGKNTAIGDAIGLALKRLRQRPAQSRVLILVTDGANNAGQIDPLTAARLAAEEGVKIYPIGIGADPEQTGSLGILGVNPSLDLDEPALKAIAEATGGQYFRARDGEELQAIKATLDKLEPVEQQPTQARPALALYSAPLALALVLSMLLVIQERWPNNALHRWFTKLSSKGIFLQQHPEWRQRLKRLRLRRRR encoded by the coding sequence ATGTTTGAGTTCGCCTGGCCGTGGATCTTCGCCCTGTTGCCCTTGCCCTGGCTGATGCGGCTTGTGTTGCCGGCAGCCGACAGCGGCGAGCCGGCGTTAAAAGTCAGCTACCTCAGCGACCTTGAGGGCCTGGCTCGCCGCCGCGCCCGCGTCAACCTGCCCGGCTGGCGCCAGCAAGCGCCCTTTGTGGTGCTGTGGCTGCTGTTGTTAACCGCCGCTGCCCGCCCGGAATGGCTTGGCGAGCCGCTGCCGATTGCCGCCAGTGGCCGCGACCTTCTGGTGGCGGTGGACGTGTCCGGCTCCATGGACTTCCCCGATATGAACTGGCAAGACGAGGACGTCAGCCGCTTGAGCCTGGTCAAACACTTGCTCGGCGACTTTCTTGAAGGCCGTGAAGGTGACCGCGTCGGCCTGATCCTGTTCGGCAGCCAGGCCTACCTGCAAGCACCGCTGACCTTTGACCGCCGCACCGTGCGCACCTGGCTGGATGAAGCGCGCATCGGCATTGCCGGCAAGAACACCGCAATTGGCGATGCCATTGGCCTGGCCTTGAAACGCCTGCGTCAGCGCCCGGCGCAGAGCCGTGTACTGATCCTGGTCACCGACGGCGCCAACAACGCCGGGCAGATCGACCCACTGACCGCCGCGCGCCTCGCTGCTGAAGAAGGCGTGAAGATCTACCCGATCGGCATCGGCGCAGACCCGGAACAAACCGGTTCCTTGGGTATCCTCGGCGTCAACCCGAGCCTGGACCTCGACGAACCGGCACTCAAGGCCATCGCCGAGGCTACGGGCGGCCAGTACTTCCGCGCCCGTGATGGCGAAGAGCTGCAAGCGATCAAGGCAACGCTCGACAAGCTCGAACCCGTTGAACAGCAACCCACCCAGGCGCGCCCGGCCCTGGCCCTGTACAGCGCGCCGCTGGCCTTGGCGTTGGTGCTGAGCATGTTGCTGGTGATCCAGGAACGCTGGCCGAACAACGCCTTGCATCGGTGGTTCACCAAATTGTCGAGCAAGGGGATTTTCCTGCAACAGCACCCGGAATGGCGCCAGCGCCTCAAACGCCTGCGATTGCGGAGGCGTCGATGA
- a CDS encoding tetratricopeptide repeat protein — MIDLWPHWFRPWSLLLLPLLGWLLWHLWHRQKRAGRWQMILPPAFHAVLLSGGNGRESKSPWVVLGIAWLLAVLALLGPSWQRVEQSSQKPSDPLVVLLELTPEMLATDSPPNRLEQARRKLYDLLQARTDAQTAIVVYAGSAHTLVPLSDDLGTSRNLLEALRPSIMPEPGHRADLAVEKALGLLKQGGLGQGRLVLIGSSLSKQERQGIRLLLQSSQAPTLSILGIGSREGTPVTQESGEFLKDEQGAILVPRLDSPTLKAFASEMGGRYRAARLDDKDLRQLGVLDPPHTLRNDGQLLHLDTWADQGYWLLLPLLLLAACAGRRGWLFCLPLLLLSAPQPSYAFGLQDLWLRPDQQGQYLLKKKRPAEAAEHFEDPQWQGVALYEAGNYAEAIKRFAEGNDAYAHYNRGNALAKSGELEAAIDAYEQALEAQPDLQPALKNKALVETLMQEKEPPEPDKPADNEDDETTQPGQTAQPGASGQSTTGGEQSSQGQGEAGTGDTQAGNTPRAPGNEVPGSELGDEQTTTPPLLPADASLDGERRQALEQWLREIPDNPGELLRRKFWYEQQQHQDKTR, encoded by the coding sequence ATGATCGACCTGTGGCCGCACTGGTTCCGCCCTTGGTCGCTGTTGCTCCTGCCATTGCTCGGCTGGTTGCTCTGGCACCTGTGGCATCGGCAAAAGCGCGCCGGGCGTTGGCAGATGATCCTGCCGCCGGCCTTCCACGCCGTGTTGCTCAGTGGTGGCAACGGGCGCGAAAGCAAATCGCCATGGGTGGTGCTCGGCATTGCCTGGCTCTTGGCCGTGCTCGCGCTGCTTGGGCCCAGTTGGCAAAGGGTTGAGCAGTCCAGCCAGAAACCCTCCGATCCTTTGGTGGTGCTGCTGGAGTTGACCCCGGAAATGCTTGCCACCGACAGCCCGCCCAACCGCCTGGAACAGGCGCGGCGCAAGCTGTATGACCTATTGCAGGCACGCACCGATGCGCAGACGGCCATCGTCGTTTACGCCGGCAGCGCCCACACCCTGGTGCCGCTGTCAGACGACCTGGGCACCAGCCGCAACCTGCTCGAAGCCCTGCGCCCGTCAATCATGCCGGAGCCCGGACACCGCGCCGACCTGGCAGTCGAGAAAGCCCTGGGCCTGCTCAAACAAGGCGGCCTCGGCCAGGGTCGTCTGGTGCTGATTGGCTCTTCGCTGTCCAAACAGGAACGCCAGGGCATTCGGCTGCTGCTGCAAAGTAGCCAGGCGCCGACCCTGTCGATCCTCGGTATCGGCAGCCGGGAAGGCACCCCGGTGACTCAGGAAAGTGGCGAGTTTCTCAAGGACGAACAAGGCGCGATCCTGGTGCCACGCCTGGACAGCCCGACGCTCAAGGCCTTCGCCAGCGAAATGGGCGGTCGCTACCGCGCCGCCCGCCTGGACGACAAGGACCTGCGCCAACTCGGTGTACTGGACCCGCCACACACCTTGCGCAACGACGGTCAACTGCTGCACCTCGACACCTGGGCAGACCAGGGTTACTGGCTGCTCCTGCCGCTGTTGCTGCTCGCTGCCTGCGCCGGTCGGCGTGGCTGGTTGTTCTGCCTGCCCCTGCTGCTGTTGAGCGCGCCGCAACCCAGCTATGCCTTCGGTTTGCAGGACCTGTGGCTGCGTCCCGACCAACAAGGCCAATACCTGCTGAAGAAGAAACGCCCCGCCGAAGCCGCCGAACACTTCGAAGACCCGCAGTGGCAGGGCGTAGCGCTCTACGAAGCCGGCAACTATGCCGAGGCCATCAAGCGTTTCGCCGAGGGCAATGACGCCTACGCCCACTACAATCGGGGTAACGCCCTGGCCAAGTCCGGTGAGCTGGAGGCCGCCATCGACGCCTACGAACAGGCCCTTGAAGCACAACCCGACTTGCAACCGGCCCTGAAAAACAAAGCGCTGGTGGAAACCCTGATGCAGGAAAAAGAGCCGCCCGAACCCGATAAGCCAGCCGATAACGAGGATGACGAAACCACCCAACCCGGCCAAACTGCGCAACCGGGCGCGAGTGGGCAAAGCACCACGGGTGGCGAGCAGTCATCCCAAGGCCAGGGGGAAGCCGGCACCGGCGACACCCAGGCCGGTAATACGCCGCGCGCCCCAGGCAATGAAGTACCGGGCAGCGAACTGGGCGACGAACAAACCACCACCCCGCCGCTGCTTCCTGCCGACGCCAGCCTCGACGGTGAACGTCGCCAGGCCCTGGAGCAATGGCTGCGGGAGATCCCGGACAACCCCGGCGAACTGCTGCGCCGCAAATTCTGGTACGAACAGCAACAACATCAGGACAAGACTCGATGA
- a CDS encoding BatD family protein has protein sequence MSRRTTLLFLLALSAGHAQAASLTASVDRSRLNSGETVELTVESSDVTQFGKPDLSPLDAQFEVSGTRQINQLTTLGGDNHATTRWIITLLPKENGTVLIPPLQVGEYKTQPISLQVVETASQNTAAELAPVFVEANLDQTSVYVQAQALLTVRVYHSVSLYDDSSLTPLQIADARVEQLGESRTYEKVINSIRHGVIETRYAIYPQHSGTLAIPAQTFSATLVESRPPQENTLQGTKPGKLIHVSSAELPLVVKPKPALYPADTPWLPARSLILSESWNPEPEHVQVGDSLTRSLTVKAEGLSSAQLPALPSTEINGLRRYPDQPVLGNQTSDRGLIGSREDREALVPTRAGALELPAVEVVWWNTHEDHLERTSLPARTLQVAINPSLVVDAPATPTVITAPDDNHLWLWQLSTLLLACTTLLGFGLWWRARRQPAVLRAAQTGPSPRTLLDDLKRATQANDPQATRQALDAWARQQPETLADMAARFVPLSDALDGLNGALYSEGGHYWLGEDLWRAVKAIPVAERELDPAADTTSLPPLYPK, from the coding sequence ATGAGCCGCCGCACCACCCTACTGTTCCTGCTCGCACTCTCGGCAGGCCACGCCCAGGCGGCGAGCCTGACCGCCAGCGTCGACCGCAGCCGCCTCAATTCCGGGGAAACGGTGGAGCTCACGGTAGAGTCCAGCGATGTAACGCAGTTCGGCAAACCCGACCTGTCGCCGCTGGATGCGCAGTTCGAAGTCAGCGGTACGCGGCAGATCAACCAACTCACCACGCTGGGCGGCGATAACCACGCCACCACACGCTGGATCATCACGCTGCTGCCCAAGGAAAACGGCACGGTGCTCATCCCGCCCCTGCAAGTAGGCGAGTACAAGACCCAGCCGATCAGCCTGCAAGTGGTAGAAACCGCCAGCCAGAACACAGCCGCCGAACTGGCGCCGGTGTTTGTCGAGGCCAATCTTGACCAGACCAGTGTCTACGTCCAGGCCCAGGCGCTGTTGACCGTGCGCGTGTACCACTCGGTGTCGCTGTATGACGACAGCAGCCTCACGCCGTTGCAGATTGCCGACGCACGTGTCGAGCAATTGGGCGAGTCACGCACCTACGAGAAGGTGATCAACAGCATTCGCCACGGCGTGATCGAAACCCGCTACGCGATTTACCCGCAGCACAGCGGCACATTGGCGATTCCGGCGCAGACGTTCAGCGCGACGCTGGTGGAGTCGCGCCCGCCGCAGGAGAACACGCTGCAAGGTACCAAGCCCGGCAAGCTGATCCACGTCAGCTCGGCGGAGCTGCCGCTGGTGGTCAAGCCCAAGCCGGCGCTGTACCCCGCCGATACGCCCTGGCTACCGGCGCGCAGCCTGATCCTGAGCGAAAGCTGGAACCCGGAGCCTGAGCATGTGCAGGTCGGCGACTCCCTGACCCGCAGCCTCACGGTCAAGGCCGAAGGCCTGTCCAGCGCGCAACTGCCGGCGCTGCCCAGCACCGAGATCAACGGCCTGCGCCGCTACCCGGACCAACCGGTGCTCGGCAACCAGACCAGCGACCGCGGCCTGATCGGCAGCCGCGAAGACCGCGAAGCCCTGGTGCCCACCCGCGCAGGTGCACTGGAACTGCCCGCCGTTGAAGTGGTGTGGTGGAACACCCACGAAGATCACCTTGAGCGCACCAGTCTGCCGGCCCGCACCCTGCAAGTGGCGATCAACCCGAGCCTGGTGGTTGACGCGCCCGCCACGCCTACCGTCATCACCGCCCCCGACGACAACCACCTATGGCTGTGGCAACTCAGCACCCTGCTCCTCGCGTGCACCACCTTGCTCGGTTTTGGCCTGTGGTGGCGCGCGCGCCGGCAGCCCGCCGTACTGCGCGCCGCGCAAACCGGCCCGAGCCCGCGAACCCTGCTCGACGACCTCAAGCGCGCCACCCAGGCCAACGACCCCCAGGCCACCCGCCAAGCCCTCGACGCCTGGGCCCGGCAACAGCCGGAAACCCTGGCGGACATGGCCGCGCGGTTTGTACCGCTGTCGGACGCGTTGGATGGGTTGAACGGCGCGCTCTACAGCGAGGGCGGCCATTATTGGCTGGGTGAAGACCTGTGGCGTGCGGTGAAGGCCATCCCGGTGGCTGAGCGTGAGCTGGATCCGGCCGCCGACACCACCAGCCTGCCGCCGTTGTATCCCAAGTAA
- a CDS encoding exonuclease SbcCD subunit D C-terminal domain-containing protein — protein MRLFHTSDWHLGQNLHGQERDFEHACFLEWLLGQLNAQRPDVLLIAGDIFDTVNPPLKAQERLYDFIISAHEQNPKLTIVMIAGNHDSGSRIELPAPLMRRLRTHALGRVLWLDDGELDAERLLIPLPDAKGKIAGWCLALPFLRPAEVTGAHLGDDYLRGIGQVHEWLIAAANAKRKKGQALIAISHAHMAGGSVSEDSERSLIIGNAEALPASLFDKSVGYVALGHLHKPQKVNGEERIRYSGSPIPLSFSEIGYKHQILDVTFQGQCLVSVEPLLIPRSVDLQRLEAAPLADILKALAELPDVDLLAETQRHPWLEVRVRLDEPQPDLRQQIETALQGKAVRLVRIAAEYAGKRGSDNTDEDRLIELDQLTPQELFSRAWQDSYGSEVDEQTLKDFAVLLQEVQQEEQQP, from the coding sequence TTGCGTCTGTTCCACACTTCCGACTGGCACCTTGGCCAAAACCTCCACGGCCAGGAACGCGACTTCGAACACGCCTGTTTCCTCGAGTGGCTGCTGGGCCAACTCAACGCCCAGCGCCCGGATGTGCTGCTCATCGCCGGCGATATCTTCGACACGGTCAACCCGCCGCTCAAGGCCCAGGAACGGTTGTATGACTTCATCATCAGCGCCCACGAGCAAAACCCCAAGCTGACCATCGTGATGATCGCCGGCAACCACGACTCCGGCTCGCGCATCGAACTGCCCGCACCACTGATGCGTCGCCTGCGCACCCATGCGCTCGGTCGCGTGCTGTGGCTGGATGACGGCGAACTCGACGCCGAACGCCTGCTGATCCCACTGCCGGATGCCAAGGGCAAGATTGCCGGCTGGTGCCTGGCCTTGCCATTCCTGCGCCCGGCGGAAGTCACCGGTGCACACCTGGGTGACGACTACCTGCGCGGTATCGGCCAAGTGCATGAATGGCTGATCGCCGCCGCCAACGCCAAGCGTAAAAAAGGCCAGGCGCTGATTGCCATCAGCCATGCGCACATGGCCGGAGGTTCGGTGTCGGAAGACTCCGAGCGCAGCCTGATCATCGGCAATGCCGAGGCGCTGCCGGCCAGCCTGTTCGATAAAAGTGTCGGCTATGTCGCCCTCGGCCATTTGCACAAGCCGCAAAAGGTCAATGGCGAAGAGCGGATTCGCTATAGCGGCTCGCCGATTCCGTTGTCATTTTCCGAAATCGGCTACAAACACCAGATCCTCGACGTGACGTTCCAGGGCCAATGCCTAGTGAGTGTCGAACCACTGCTGATCCCGCGTTCGGTTGACCTGCAACGCCTGGAGGCTGCGCCGCTGGCGGATATCCTCAAGGCCCTGGCCGAGTTGCCGGACGTCGACCTGCTCGCTGAAACCCAGCGCCATCCCTGGCTGGAAGTGCGCGTGCGCCTGGACGAGCCGCAACCCGACCTGCGCCAGCAAATCGAAACCGCCCTGCAAGGCAAAGCCGTGCGCCTGGTGCGCATCGCCGCCGAGTACGCCGGTAAGCGCGGCAGCGACAACACGGACGAAGACCGCCTGATCGAACTCGACCAGCTCACGCCCCAGGAATTGTTCAGCCGCGCCTGGCAGGACAGTTACGGCAGTGAAGTGGATGAACAGACCTTGAAGGATTTCGCTGTGCTGCTCCAGGAAGTGCAACAGGAGGAGCAACAGCCATGA